One Paramisgurnus dabryanus chromosome 10, PD_genome_1.1, whole genome shotgun sequence genomic region harbors:
- the LOC135718335 gene encoding uncharacterized protein — protein MAGRGQTWSCEEVRNLIEIWSDEHIRSQLSKTHKNSAVFSLFSKQLRDRGFHRSVEQCRIKAKKLRQQYIQVRDALNKTGSSGNEKDKFPWYDDLDKILGTKPDVDPVDVVESHENSTSSSSNDANTGDRATASDTDIDVGDSSNVSSHTDISITAAADEGVSDDPSTESNVNEESIRGGRLPIPGAKARKRKKKSCKADDEVQSYIMDNKRMLTDLQRAEESQVAQEAACFERILKAQQEAEERRFQVMQAQQQATNQMFLQLMGTLATWTTTIPPTSIPSAWSLSQQFQPTQPTALLPVNHPHQHRQSESPSTQDENPSTSSIIHSAHYYNL, from the exons ATGGCAGGTCGCGGACAGACTTGGAGTTGCGAGGAGGTGCGAAACCTCATAGAAATTTGGTCTGATGAACATATTAGATCACAACTTTCAAAAACTCATAAGAACAGCGCGGTTTTCTCTTTATTTAGCAAACAGCTCAGGGATAGGGGATTTCATAGGTCTGTGGAGCAGTGCCGGATTAAGGCGAAAAAACTCCGCCAGCAGTACATCCAAGTGCGAGATGCACTTAATAAAACAGGCAGCTCGGGTAACGAGAAAGACAAGTTCCCCTGGTACGATGATCTGGACAAAATACTTGGGACAAAACCAGACGTTGATCCAGTGGATGTTGTTGAGTCCCATGAAAATTCAACTTCGTCCTCTTCCAATGATGCTAACACAGGTGACCGGGCTACCGCATCTGACACAGATATTGACG TGGGAGATTCAAGCAACGTATCATCCCATACTGATATCTCAATCACTGCTGCTGCTGATGAAGGAGTGTCTGATGATCCAAGCACAGAGAGCAATGTCAATGAAGAAAGCATCAGAGGAGGGAGACTGCCCATTCCTGGAGCCAAAGCtcgaaaaagaaagaaaaagtctTGTAAAGCTGATGATGAAGTCCAGTCATATATAATGGACAACAAAAGGATGCTGACAGATTTGCAAAGAGCTGAAGAAAGCCAAGTGGCTCAAGAGGCTGCCTGTTTTGAGAGAATACTTAAGGCACAACAGGAAGCCGAGGAGAGAAGATTCCAGGTAATGCAGGCACAGCAACAGGCCACTAACCAAATGTTTCTCCAACTAATGGGCACTCTTGCAA CCTGGACCACGACAATCCCACCAACATCAATCCCTAGTGCTTGGTCCTTGTCCCAGCAGTTTCAGCCAACCCAGCCTACTGCCCTGCTGCCAGTGAATCATCCACATCAGCATCGGCAATCAGAATCTCCATCCACCCAAGATGAGAATCCTAGCACTTCTTCAATTATACATAGTGCACACTACTACAACTTGTag